DNA sequence from the Acanthopagrus latus isolate v.2019 chromosome 15, fAcaLat1.1, whole genome shotgun sequence genome:
CGTGCACGCAGGTTTTCCTCAAGGTGGATTGCAGAAGTCCTTTTCTGACAACATGCAGCTTGTTTTCTGGCCCCATGAACCCATGATCACATTGCCAAGTTTGAACATTCTCTTAATGGCAGCAGCCCAGTTTAAATCCAGTCATTACGCAATTAAGGCAACTGGGTGCCATTCAGGGTGCCCATGTGCCAGCTAACCTGACCTTGGAGGTCAGCTGGTTAGAATACAAGAGGTACAAACTCTCTGACTTCACACCTAgttcactttctgtctcttctctgggtggaggaggaaaaaaaaaaaagttcagcacTGGAGCCAAACAGCAGCTTTCTCCATCTAACGCACAGCAGATTCACTGCAATCAGGCAAACACTAAAAAAAGAGCCAAGGGCAGTGTGTTCAAACAATCTCACATCGGGGGGCCACCGCGCTTCCCCCGGATGCAATGCGAAGGGTGTTCTCGTGCGCAAAGCGTAGAAGAGTAggttaaaaaattaaattaaattaaattaaattaaaaatgaacaatacCTGATTTACCTTCTGCAAGCAGGCGCACCGCATGCACAAAGGAGGGGTCCAGGCTGTTTTTCTCCGCCACCAGTTCAGGTAAGTGCCTGTCTGGATGCATGGTCGCCACAGCGGACCTCTTCACCGGCCGTGCAGGTGAGGCGACGGGGAGGAGTGCTGCGCGTCGGAATGCAACTGTAAACCTATATCCCGctcctgcttcttttctttccccctcagTTTACCAGTCTTTAAAAGCACCGCAagccacagtaaaaaaaaaagaaaagaaagaaaaagcccagaaaaaaaataaaaaaagataacgTCTCCGAGATGCTCGACGGTGATGGTGTAGGTGTGATTCAGAGGTGTGAGCCCATCTCCGCCACCgctgcctgctgcctctcctcgGCACTCCGCCAGACTCTCAGACTCGCTGGGTCTGCAGAGCGCGCTGCTCCCCGCCCCTCGGCAACATTATTGGCCATATTCAGggactggctgctgctgctgctgctgctgctgctgctgctgctgctgctggaaaacaaagacgCTCCCCGCTGAGCGCATACCAATTGGGTGATGATCTCGGAGGGGGGAAACGgatgaaagaaaagtttgaagCTCGCCTGGGCTTTCGGTTATATCACTCCAACGTCCAGTCGGCGCGCCGAGAGAGGTTTTGTGCAGCTCGTGgtgcagaaaaagaaagtaggaagattctaaaaaaaaaaaaaaaatagacacatCCTGGAAACACTGACGATAACACTGCCAGTGTTGTGTGGCTGCAACCAGGCCTGTAGGAGTACATTATAAAGACGTGGGCCACTTCATTTGAagtcagggattttttttttttaagtggctATCAGTGGAGCATGAATTATAACTGACTTTGATATGATAAAGTTTCATTATAGCTAAATCACTAGTGCCATACTAGTAAGAAATAGTGCCTTATCgccaagaaaaaagaaaaaaaatccttatcCAATTACTTCCTCGACTCAACCCAGGAAAACCATAAAGTATGGTGGCTTGCAAGCTTCTCCTGGCATTCCCAAGAGTTCACTATCTcttgtctgtgttcagatgTATGGTGTGGTCACCACCTGTAAAGACTGAGGgccagaaaaacacagaaaggctTCATTgtcgctgtccatggtgctgaacgtggcagtgttggtgtgtgaggactgagtggagggcagtgggcATGGCATCCTCTGCAGATCTGTTGGCTCTGAGAGCATAATGCACTGGTGTTGCACATGTGGATAATGTAACGCTTTATGAAGCTGTAATTTTCATCACATCGTGTATTCTAAATCAAAGTGTGCCATGAGAATAAACAACATGAAGGGCTTTTTAAGGTGCTCCATACTTGATGTGTACAACTTAGGAGTTGTTTCCAATCCATACCAACATATTAGAGTGGTCTGAACATGATTCACTTTGAGAATATACAACCGAACGCTTCTGCtttaaggaagaaaaatgtttgttacCACGATATCGATGATGAAACATCCTGGCGGGATGATTTTGGGTTCCACCTGGAAGACGAGATGAGGAGAAACACTCTGTTGAAGGCAAATCCAATGAGACCCAAGGTGTTTCACAGACCTCATGTGGTCACGCCCTAAAATTGCAAAAGGCCTGGCTGTCTGTCCGAagatagaaataaataaaatagtagATAAAATAGTATTTGGGATTGATGAAGCTTCGGGTTTACTTCATTTATATATCACTCAGTGGGGGATGTTAAATTTTATATCCATCTCACCACTGGCCAAGTCTCACATTTACCCAGAGGAACTCCAGAGGTATTTGTAgaacactatttttttttattttgaactcCACTGGTTTTGACTGATGCTACAATGCTAAAACtattactttttcttttaattaaaaaaaaactaataattgtatgtgtttgtgtctgttcttGTGTTATTATATATTGTCTTAAtttgttttgagtcattttactattatctgaaaatgtcatttgtttcaAAAGTATTGAAAAGTGTTCAGTGCTGTCAGTTCTTGTTTCCAATGGATTTCACCTAAGCtagtttttctcatttgtttccaCACTCTGTTACTTGATTGATTTTTGATCCCCTTCCAGTGTGATTGAGTTTAAATCTCAATAAAACATGGTCAAAGACAGGATTGCctttcaaatgtttaatttttgctTTGTATATAACGCTATTATAATTTATTATAAAGCTTTAGTGTAGAGACCGTTCAGAGCAGTGTCCATTGACGCAGTAAGCGGCCTACCTTGTTGACTGATATGTAGTTTAAGAGCAGAGCTGTGGTTAGAGCCATAGTAATGAAAgacttccacttcctgtccaaTAGGCAATCGAGGAGGTCAAGTCACCTGCTTGTACAGTAAATTATATATCACCACATGAAAGCAGTTTTAATGTCATGTGAATGATTCATTAAATCCTTTTGAACTGATGTATGCGggtcaaaaatgtatttgcatctCATATAAATGCTTCTCTGGTCCGCCTGCTTTGATAGGACTTGAATCCTGAAGTTCTCTGCGGCGCAGCGGGCCGGCTGCTTTACTTACTCACAAATTAGTTTTGTGCACAAGAGGCTGGTGAATGACCAATTCGGGCTCCACTTGACCTTTAGAGCTCATTCTGACTGCACTGATCAGAATCATAAAGACTGTGGAGGGACTGCAGACACTGGTGTTGGCTGAATGAGTGTTCACTTGGGTGTTATTTATGTTCCTGTGCACCAATTCGGCCAAATGATTTGTTGTTCAAATCTACattaatgagacaaaaacatatttgtctGTACAAGgctaatattttcttttatcttttaatatTGTTCCTCTACACATAAAAAGACTGCACATGTCTTACATGGACCATGCAAGTTCTTATCATTTTGAAGCAgtttcctttcaaaataagattcCCTAGAAAGTTATATTAAAGTTAGTTCCATACGTTCGAGTGAATAACTTTAAAACggttcagttttcttttgtgatgaaaatgtctttgtttcattgGTACAAAAGGGGAAATATAACAACAAATTCAATTATATTTAACATTGGTGTTGCAAGAAACCAGAATGCCATTTGACCCGTCTGGCTTCTCAAAGATGACTCGTTTGGGAAACTTAGACATCGTGTCATGTGAGTTTTCAGTGGCCAGAATGTTGTTTACACACTATTTCATtgacttgtttttcctctgtacATCTGAATAAGTACCTAGAGTGCAATAATTATTCCTATTTGATATCAGAGATCTTGTTAATTGCTACCTCCGCTCATTTCTGAAATGCCAAACAGGCCTGGAAGGGGCAGATATTGATCGTTAACCTGCATGTCTTCgccatttcttttcatttttttttttttattctttaacgATTGATCTCTCTCTGAAAATGAGACACAGGTTTATTTTTCTGCTCGATATCCTTGAACAAGGGACCATAATGAACTCATGTTGGGCAGAGCTGTCTTTGCATTTCATGCTTGCTGATCCCTCACTGATGTATTGAGTGAAATTAATCATGACAGTGACGCTGATAATGCTGTTGatgttacatgttacatgttactAATAGTGGCCTCATGACTATGtgtgttaaaggataagttcgcCCAATTATGAACGTTCAGTCATTTTTGCCTCACCCCCAAGCCAATGGAAAGTTGAGGGGAATTTCGtagtccaccaaacatttccGGAGCTGCACAGCAAAACCGTAATGGCCGTTTGTCAGTGCAGAGAGTTTGCTGGACTGCTGCATGTCACTTTGGACAAAGATTACTGTGACTGACTACTTAAACTGAGATGCTCTGTATCAAAACTACTCAAAGCATTTCTACTTGGATTCCATGAACTCTTGCAGCTCTCTAGTGGTCGAAGCCCAACAGTGCACATTTCACTGCTCCATTCATGTGATGCAGACAAACCCTTCATAGTGTTTTATAAAACAGAGACTGCATGGTCCAGCACAACTGCAGGTTAATTAGTCATCTTTTCTGTAACTTCTGCCACATGTTTAAGAATGGACTCTCTGTTTTCGTTAGCTGCCTCAAGGTCCAGACTCAGATCAACAATCATTAACAAAATCAACAATCTTTACCTTTATTTAACAATTCATCTCAAATCTGAGTGCCACTTGAATATGGGAGTTTActaatttattttcataaaacttCAAGCTGTTGATAACTTTGTAAGCTATGCTAAATTCCTTTCTCTAAGTCCATTGTGATTGCTCAGCCAATTAATAAACTCTGTCCTCATTTTGCTCCTTCTAAGCCCCGCCTTCGTCAAGCTAAGCACAATTCCATAagtgccttcaaaataaaactatccACAACAAACAACTCTACAAACGTTAATAAAGGGTAGGGTACATGCTACATACAACCCGAAATAACTATTTTAAAATTAGACAGGGGCATTGGTAtgaaactgagactgtttcatgaCCACCAAAAAGTTACTTGTTCGTGAAATCAGTTCACGcggcttttactttgaaaggttTCACCGGAACCAACTTATTTTATTGTCTTACTCTTGACATCACCGTGCGGGCGCCTTTTATTTCTGGACCGAGTGGAGCCAAACTATTGACAGAGACCACGAAATCACGTGACCATGGCGGAGCGTTCGTCCCGCGTGATGAAGCGCGAAGATCCGGACAGGTGAGCTGCAGACCATGGTAGTTCACAGTAGCACCTGTTCATTCAAACAGCTGTAACACATGTGTGGCAGAGAGCTGCTTGCCGTTGAGAATAACCTGTCTGTCCGGTGAGCACGTGTTCTGCAGTCAAGTCTTGAGTCAGATCAGCACCTTAAAAACATGTTCGGATCTGCCGAAAAGTTGCATCGGATTATTGTAGAAATCATCCAGCACACGTAAACACACTCAAATGCAGATGGCAGAAGACTTAGAGGCAACAATAGTGTTGATAACTGTTGAATGGTTGATTTAATAAAAGTCTAACCTGCATGATATCACAACTGATTACTCAGTTCAGACAAATACTGCATGTCCATATTACACTGAGTTACACAGAGCAATGCACATACTCAAAGATCAAGTATGTGTTACTATTGTATTATTATGGACGGGTTTATTATGACCAGTAGATGTTTGGTAAAAGAAGTGAAGATGGGAAGATAACGACAAGTAAAATTAAGGATGATCAACTGGTTATTGACAAGAACAGAAGACAGGTAATGATCAGGGTGTTAATGTGTGAGGAACACAGTAAGACAAGTAAAATACTGCTAAAAGGAACTCAAGTATGAACATGCATGAAAAACATGCACCTAGATAAAAGTTGAATGTTCACCAATCACCTGTAAATGACTCACAGACTCAATCCCTCATCTCAAGGTCCATTCAGCAGCTTTCGGTCATATCGCACGACCTTGTGCTTGAAGTTGTGAGGGTGTTTTCAAGCGTGACATctgagtttaaatgtattttgcacAACGTTACCATTAAAAACTAACATCCTTGTACCTAAAGCAAACGTACAAAAGGGGTAATGGTTTTCTGAGTATGGCAGAGGGGGGTTTACCTACGGAATTGTTGGGCAATGTTTCTtcctttgtttatttctctcagTTGATGCAGATTCTACGCGAAATGGAGCCCTACAAATAAGTGGTAGTGGACTTGTTATCATGTGACTTGACCTCAGAGTCACAGAGAAGATGTTGTGTAGGCATTAGTGAACCAACATTGCCTCAgctatattattttttttttggtgacacttcatgttctgtttcctgcaggagctCAAAGATGTCAGCGGTCGTGGTCGTGCACGGTGGGGCTTGGGCCATACCGGACCAGCTGGCCGAGGCGTCTGTCGATGGAGTGAAGGCCGCGGCGTGTGAGGGGTCCTCGGTGCTGAAAAGAGGAGGGAGTGCGCTGGATGCCGTCGAAGCAGCTGTGAGGGCTCTGGAAGACAACCCTGTGTTTAATGCAGGTATTATCAAATCCGCTTAGAATTTTTATTCTGTGGCgctctgtctccatctgctgGCGGTGATGCCAACATTCATCCAGAATCCAGAGTGAGGGGGGTCAGCAGAGGTCAGGTTTCTGGCGGATTGTGGGGCCCATCTTCATAATCCACCATTAACCCTGGATTTGGTCTGCACTATAATCTAATCCACATGTTAGATTATGTCTTCAAACTGGTCTGTCCTGCCAGATATATATTGTATTCACTCCATCAACATAATCCAAGTTTTCCCTCACAAGTTGTGGGTTAAATAGTGATTAAATGCCACCTGCTGTGCCACCTGCTGTTCATTCAGTTTCTCAGCGTCAGTGAAGGGTTACAGGCCACTGTTTTTGTCTGAGCTGATGGTGACTTTTGATTGAAGGGCACGGAGCGACGCTAAATGCCGACGGAGAGGTGGAGCTGGACGCCATCATCATGGACGGAAGGACACTCGCCAGTGGTGCAGTGTCTTCGGTGAAGAACATCGCCAATCCCGTGTCACTGGCACGGGCAGTGATGGAAAAGGTCTGAGATATGTGAATTTGGAGACTGTTGAGAGGCACCGATCTGGATCCTCTTCATGAATGTTTCTGGTTGCATACAGCTTATTTTTGTTGTGCAATGAACAGATCAGTGTTAGTTATCAAAGAATCGCATTTTCTGTTGTCACTTCTTCTTGCATGTTTGCTGCCACggaaaatgtcagactgccCACGTCATGCTGACGAGCAGAGGCGCAAACCTGTTTGCAGAGAGCATCGGCGTGGTGGCCGTCCCCCCTGACGCGCTGCTGACCGAGTATGAGAGGAAAGAATGGGAGAAGCACAAGACCTACGTCACTGGAGTGGATGAAGATTTTAACACTCAGTGGTAAGTAGCTGCAGAGTTTGGCCCCTTCCTGTCTGGACTTAACGGTGCACTAAATCTTCTACACAGCATCTCTTCAGCCTGAATACACTGAAATGGAATAAATCTCTGGATCCCACTGGGAGGAAAATGTGCAGTatttaaaaaagcttttttaaaaaagaaaagttacagAAGGAATCTGAGAAATGCTAAATaggatgtttctttttttgtcgtCTTCAAACCAGATGAagtgaattctttttttttaattggatccCAATGTGGGTCTGATCGCCATTAGACTAA
Encoded proteins:
- the si:dkey-103j14.5 gene encoding isoaspartyl peptidase/L-asparaginase isoform X1 gives rise to the protein MAERSSRVMKREDPDRSSKMSAVVVVHGGAWAIPDQLAEASVDGVKAAACEGSSVLKRGGSALDAVEAAVRALEDNPVFNAGHGATLNADGEVELDAIIMDGRTLASGAVSSVKNIANPVSLARAVMEKTAHVMLTSRGANLFAESIGVVAVPPDALLTEYERKEWEKHKTYVTGVDEDFNTQWAHDTVGAVAVDTAGNVACATSTGGIRNKMVGRVGDSPVIGAGGYADNLSGAVSCTGHGESILKVTLARLILSHVEQGKSVADSSQLSLRYMADRVRGAGGSIVVSPSGQWAATFTTDRMAWAAVDQDVLWYGLDPDERLKEQLSQ
- the si:dkey-103j14.5 gene encoding isoaspartyl peptidase/L-asparaginase isoform X2 produces the protein MCGRELLAVENNLSVRSSKMSAVVVVHGGAWAIPDQLAEASVDGVKAAACEGSSVLKRGGSALDAVEAAVRALEDNPVFNAGHGATLNADGEVELDAIIMDGRTLASGAVSSVKNIANPVSLARAVMEKTAHVMLTSRGANLFAESIGVVAVPPDALLTEYERKEWEKHKTYVTGVDEDFNTQWAHDTVGAVAVDTAGNVACATSTGGIRNKMVGRVGDSPVIGAGGYADNLSGAVSCTGHGESILKVTLARLILSHVEQGKSVADSSQLSLRYMADRVRGAGGSIVVSPSGQWAATFTTDRMAWAAVDQDVLWYGLDPDERLKEQLSQ